The following nucleotide sequence is from Salvia splendens isolate huo1 chromosome 2, SspV2, whole genome shotgun sequence.
TAGTTACTAGATGCGGGATGAGTATGACATTTCTTCTTAGGATGTACTTATAGTCAAATGCAGGGGAAACCAAGCTGAGAAAGAAGGCCAGCATTTTCTTATGCAAAATCTGATATCGATTTAAACCAACTTAGgttaaaaaatatgagtatccTAAATTCCTAATGCTCTGCAGCTCTGGATGTATGCATCCATTTTCGATAGGGTTCAAGACTATGTGAGATAAAGAAAAGCCCTTTTAGCCCCCAGGAACCTAAGGCAATCTGACAATTTAATTTAACGTAAAATACAGCACATGAAAGAGAAAAGTTAGAGCTTACAGGTGGAGGATAGGTGAATAGAATGGCGTTCTTTTCCTTCGTGTTTATAATCAGTTGCAATATCCCATTGAACAAAACATACTTGCCAGTGTCAAGGATCAAAAAACAGTACAGTTCTCAAACAGAGATACATGAATCCTCAAATGAGTAATAACCCTTCACGCTCTTCGGTGAATTAGATATTTAAATGTAAAGGCAACATTCCTTTTTGTTATGTTTTAGAGAaacaatagaagaaaaataaCATAACGCATGAAGGTTGTATTTTTCCCTATCAGTCATTATAGAAATGCTCTTTTCAATTATCAATCAAACCAATCTAACAAAGCCGCGaatgaaacaaaagaaaaggggAAAATCGATCACTAACCCCAATTCcagaaaaatctaaaaaaaatcaaaattaacaaATCAGGCCAATGAGAAAGGATATAAAACGATGCAACCGATGAGGAAGTTCTGATTATCAGGGAACTTCTTGTTGTAGAACTGCGCAAAGAGGGCAATAACAATGATGATCGCCCCAATCAGTAACCGAATGCGACTCATCCTTACATCTTCAGGATAACCTTTGCTCGTCACGATCTACAACCAGAATAAGATAAAATCCAGTCAAATCTAAGTCAATTTCAAATCAAACCATTCAATCGGgtagaaaaaaacaaaatttcagtAAAATCACCACAATTGATCGTGAAAATGCGTAAGAAATCGCAAACCTCAGTGACAGACTCATCAAGAATGTGTTTGATGGAATTGTGATCGAGCAGATTGGTCTTCTTCGGGCTCTTATTGGCGGGATTTTCCACTTTCTTCTCCTGCATTTTCTCTGATTTCACGATTCTAGGGTTATTTGGCGGAAGAGAAATTGATTTTACGGTTACCGTGTGTACGACTGCAGGGAGAAACAGACGAGGTGAAGATAATTTTCATAGTTGGGCCGGGCTTTATTCGGGTCGACCCGTATGAGATGGGCTTATAGATTAATGAATGTAGAGCTCCTCTTTGTACAATTCATTAACGTCAATTTGCTGTGATACAGTCAAAGCATCATAACATTATTTATCTATTAAATGTTGGAAGTAATGGtgtaattacatattttatataaagtattttacctttgttttaatttagtataaaaaatattaaatttacataTTACATACACAAAACAAAGTTTACTAAGAGTTTTAACTTAATACATTCCATTCAATATTTTAAATACCGTTAGTCAGTTTATAATTTGTCCAACTTATGAGCataattatagaataattagaaatttaatataattaatcattCTAAAAAGTAACAGTCAATATCAATTTTTCCAGCAATTGATCGTGGTTTAAAAAATTTGTCTCTCAATATGCTCTATTTCTTTTATAATGTTCTTTGTAGAACATAGTACAAAATATATCCATATTTCATCtttataaaatgattaatttGAGATTCGAACAGTTAATaagttaatatttatttttttacaaaaaaaacaatattttttagttatatTATCCATTGTTATATGAGAAAGCTTAGACAATAAAATCAATTCGttaatttgatggtgaagagtggtgaaatttttctctgtatttttcatttttgtgagtaataaaaataactatttgatataattaatgaaatgttttaattaaaaacttttTGTACAAATTTGAAACTTTTTGTACAAATCTGAAACACTGGTGAAAGTTTTTGTATGTATGATATAATTAAAAGTAACGGTGTTAGTGGGGACTTGACGGAATGTATTAACTTAAAATATTTagtaaactttttgtatgtaatatgtaaatttaatactttttgtactaaattgaaacaaaagtaaaatattttgtatgaacCATATAATTACCCCGGAAGTAATTGAACATAAATTGAAGTGCATAatatattactccttccgtcccgaCCTAAGCGAAACGTTTCTATTTTGACACAAGAATTTAGGTAGTGGTgtttgaattaaattattaatagtaagggcatccacaataagaatagtccagccatagcccagccatagcctagcgacaaactcctcctgccacatcatcagcactaaaaatcctcctgccacatcattaggacaagcaaatagctcagcaataacctagccacatcactcaaaattatataaaacaaataattgacaatcacacaaaatacggaattaaatttacaacacagatacgggaaaattcaataataatattaaaattttaaaaagtacattaattaaaaaacacacttcattaaaattaaaataacattacaacatcctcattaatgagtttgtcccacatcgaaagtggaacataaaacattcaaggatgtctctataaaagagaaacaaccaagaatgagtttgtctcacatcgaaagtggaacataaaacattcaaggatgtctctataaaagagaaacaaccaagaatgagtttgtcccacatcgaaagtggaacataaaacattcaaggatgtctctataaaagagaaacaaccaagaatgagtttcataaaaaaagcattaaataaaaaaaattaaaatttccgctcgccgatcgggagcctgcaatagCGGCTAGCCGATCGGCGTGTgttcgccgatttggcgctcgccgactgcaatagttcggcgagcggaccggcgagccgatgcgctcgccgctattggagatgctctaaagtaggagagagtagtaagaaagagaaagagataataaagtaagcgAGATAAGgggataaagtaggagagaagagTGAGTTGATTGctgccaaaaaaggaaacgtctcacttaggttgggacataccaaaaaggaaaatgtctCACTTagattgggacggagggagtataaaagacGACTtagactaaaataaaaattccaaaatttgaatttatatattttccaacaaatttttttaatatattctagAAAATTCTTAGTTCGGAGTAAATAGTTTTGTAACAAATATATTCCAGCCATACCATTagatatgaaacatttggttccagcacgagattttatgtatggttattttatgaattgatgaaaagagaataaagtaagagataaaaaaaaataaagagcattgtttccatttttataaACGTACCATTTTTAATGGAACAACTCAAAtagaaaaacgtttcatttatAATGAGACGGATGACGTATTTAAGAAAGTGCTTAAATCCACGAAACCCActtaaaaatatggatatttTAGCCTTTTAGATTAATATTGAATACGTTACATTACATTGTTCGATAGTAGCACGATGATCAATAATCTGAGACTAATTTGAACATCAATTTTCTGTCCACGTTACAGACATGGCGGACTAGTgtacatttatatttattataatgtATCCATTTTGGGATTCCAGTAGTAGAAGTTTTCCGGCGGCAGTAACTTACCGACACAGCATCACATCACCGTTGTTTCAGTTTCACCGGATCACTCGATAACAACCATCTGCTACCCTTGACAAGTTCTTCCTTCACCATAAAAAGCACAGCAGCTGCAAGCACGCTTTGCACGATTTTTGTACTCATGCCCTTATAGAAACCGTAGCAACCTTCATATCTTATCATCTTTACGATGGCATCCAAGGTGCCTGCACATTGTCGAATAGCACCACTCAATTAATCTACCCTATGTAAAATGTTTGGATTTGAGCTTGTATGTTTCTGATGGGAGAGTCCAGAATGCAGCCACAAATACAAACCTCTGTATTGATGCCTTTTGTCTGCAGCTATTTGCTTTGCTTGAAGCCGCGACTGCCAGAAGAGAAACCTCAAGTTATGTTAAATAACCCAAGGAAACAGCCACTATACATCAGAAATTGCTCGAATTTATGCAGACTATGCATTCCCATGAATACTAACTGCTAAATATATAATGTGGAGCCGACTTATAGAATAGGCTGATCATGTAGAAATTCTGCAATTAAATTTTAAGTGTTACCTTGACGACCAGAAGAGGATATGTCACTACTGTAGCTCCAAGTTTTGCCATAGCTCCCAACAAAAATATCTAACCATAATGACGTAGTAATCTTTAAGAACCAATAGACcaataatatatgaaaatcCAAATCTGGATATTAGATCAACtggagaaattaaaaaaaaaaaacctcaaaGGCAGTGACATTACTGTTGCCCTTATTGCTTGAAAGCCGTCGCTTCTTCAGCTTCTTCAAGAGAGTCTCATACAGCATAAACTGTATTGAAGGATTGCTTACCTGAGACGACATCAATGATTATCAATATATAAGAAAGCAAAAGCACAGACTTAGAGAGTAATTTTGCACATACCATGATCAGTGTTGGTAAAACACCTCTCCAAAATCCAAAGACTCCCCCTTCACCATAAACTTCTTGAATCTGAGGATAAGAACATACTCATGGAGCGGAAGGAATAAGAATATTGTGCTTGTACATGATACACAGTCTAAATTCATTTAAAGTCAAAGCCATATAGAAGCATCGTTATCAGAATTTACTAATAATAAGTTTATCGAGgcaaaatatgataaaattaattaaggtCATCAAATTTGAAGGGCACTGAGGAAGTGAGGATATGAGAGACGTAGTATGAGAGGAGAagcagttttttttattaaactaTACATACTTAAAAATTAATGGTCAAACCACAAAAGTCACGTAAAGGGTAAAGGAACAGATGTAAAACAACAGAATATATATCAAATCTACCTATTTGGGTTCATGGAAATCCACCACAGAAAAATTTACTTTCCAACTCAAAGGAGAGTAGATTAAAACACCAAAAACGATAAATCAATTCAAGTAATAGGTCTACACCCGGACTTTATGGTGAACCTGACCAAACAAATGAGGCAACCTCTATGAATACCAGCATTTTCTGACAAAGTCACAAATATAACTCTGGGTCCAATATGAGTTGAAGAGTCATAATGAGTAAACACTTCATATATGTGAATGAGTGAAACACTTCATGTGCAAATATTATATTCTAATTAAAAAACTCAAATTGTGTACATACCGCAAGGCTAGTACCAAAGGGAGGAGGTTCCACTGCAGAAGGAATTACATCCTCAGGGGACAGCAAACCCGTAGAATTTGGTTGGCTTTTCTTTGTGTGTGTCTACAATTTTCACCAAGAATAAACTAAATACATGCCAAACAAAAACTTCAAGTAGCTTCTTTGAACATTTAATCATAGTTGATCAATTGATGTTCAGTTGTCAGTTAATGCTGGGAATCTTTTAGCACCACTCAAACAGTTAATGCAGAGAAATTTTCATCAAATTTAGCAAAGATACAGGATGAATGATGACCTGCATGCGAGTCACAACTACCCAAATAGGATTTGTCAGCAGCACGTTTACACACCTGTTAAAAAGGAAAAGTTCTTTAATGTCATCAGTCACCTTGTGCAAAATGAATTGTACTTCCAAATACTATTACCCAGCCATAGCAGCAACTACAAGCGATGAGAGCATTCCAACTGATCCATCACCAAAGCCATTTCTCTTTCGCTCAAGAGCAGTAGCTTCGGCCTTGTTCCTGAATATTTGATAGAAATAATAGTAAACACCCTGTAAAATAAGAGTAGCAGTTACATAAGAACCAGACATCTTGATTACAAATTTTTTACTCATAGCTACCAAGGACATCTGGAAAAACAAAACCATGAATTTATACTTCATCTAGTATTTCACAAATTCGTGGAGTCTATTAACTATTATACTTTTCATAGTAGTTCTAAAGATTTAACATCAGAGATTTATGA
It contains:
- the LOC121790059 gene encoding peroxisomal nicotinamide adenine dinucleotide carrier-like isoform X1; this encodes MSDALINGLAGAGGGIIAQLITYPLQTVNTRQQTERDPKKERRKIGTLEQMYQVVKQEGWERLYGGLAPSLVGTAASQGVYYYFYQIFRNKAEATALERKRNGFGDGSVGMLSSLVVAAMAGCVNVLLTNPIWVVVTRMQTHTKKSQPNSTGLLSPEDVIPSAVEPPPFGTSLAIQEVYGEGGVFGFWRGVLPTLIMVSNPSIQFMLYETLLKKLKKRRLSSNKGNSNVTAFEIFLLGAMAKLGATVVTYPLLVVKSRLQAKQIAADKRHQYRGTLDAIVKMIRYEGCYGFYKGMSTKIVQSVLAAAVLFMVKEELVKGSRWLLSSDPVKLKQR
- the LOC121761973 gene encoding probable signal peptidase complex subunit 2, with translation MQEKKVENPANKSPKKTNLLDHNSIKHILDESVTEIVTSKGYPEDVRMSRIRLLIGAIIIVIALFAQFYNKKFPDNQNFLIGCIVLYVLFNGILQLIINTKEKNAILFTYPPPDSFNSTGLVVTSKMPRFSDMYTLTIASADPQSITAKPSVEFTKSVAKWFTKDGVLVEGFFWKDVEGLLNDYNKESKKSK
- the LOC121790059 gene encoding peroxisomal nicotinamide adenine dinucleotide carrier-like isoform X2, whose amino-acid sequence is MSDALINGLAGAGGGIIAQLITYPLQTVNTRQQTERDPKKERRKIGTLEQMYQVVKQEGWERLYGGLAPSLVGTAASQGVYYYFYQIFRNKAEATALERKRNGFGDGSVGMLSSLVVAAMAGCVNVLLTNPIWVVVTRMQTHTKKSQPNSTGLLSPEDVIPSAVEPPPFGTSLAIQEVYGEGGVFGFWRGVLPTLIMVSNPSIQFMLYETLLKKLKKRRLSSNKGNNIFVGSYGKTWSYSSDISSSGRQVAASSKANSCRQKASIQRHLGCHRKDDKI